GTAAAGATAAATCGATTGAATTTTATCGATTACCACGCGTTCGTAATAAAGCATTATCTATCCTAAAGAAGATTCCATTTATACGAGGTATTGCCGCTATCGTGGACGCAAGTGCGAATGGAGCGAAGCATTTAAACTTTGCTTCAGAACGATTTGATGTCCACCCAGAAGAAGATGAACAAATTGCAAATAAAAAAGAAGAACAATCAAAATTAACGATGATATTAGGAGTTGCAGCAGTTGGCGTTTTATCGTTCATATTCGGTAAAGTAATTTTCACAGCAGTTCCTGCACTATTAGCTGAACTAACGAGACCGATTTTCCCATCTCATACAGGGCAAATCATTGTCGAAAGTGTCATTAAGCTCATGTTATTATTGAGCTATATATACTTTATTTCTTTAACCCCACTTATTAAGAGGGTGTTTCAGTACCACGGTGCAGAGCATAAAGTAATTAATGCTTATGAGAATAATCTTCCACTAACTGTAGACAATGTTCAAAAGCAAACTCGCCTCCATTATCGCTGTGGCAGTAGCTTTATAATATTTACAGTTATTATTGGAATGTTTGTTTATTTCCTAGTTCCTACAGATCCACTTTGGGCAAGGGTAGTAAACCGAATTTTATTAATTCCAGTTGTTCTCGGCATTTCTTTTGAAGTATTACAATTTACCAATCGATTACGAGATGTCCCTGTTTTGCGAGTACTTGGATATCCAGGATTATGGCTGCAACTATTAACAACGAAAGAACCAACAGATGATCAAGCGGAAGTTGCAATCGCATCGTTTGAAGAATTATTACGTTTAGAAAACAAACAATAATTATTTAAAAATGGTGTTCAACTCCTTTCCTCATCGTTAATATACTAATTTTAATATATGTTTTTAGGAGGTGTCCCTTATGAACGGTCGTTCGTTTACATTCGCTATATTTGTGCTTATTATCGGATTAGCAATATTCGGCCTTGTTTCATCTGTTATTACAGATCCAATGGGAATATTGAAAAACATTGGTATCATGTTAGCTGTCGTCGGTATCTTTTACTTACTCTACAAAATGTTTACAAACTCTAGTGGTTCTGCAAATTCGCAAAGCTCATATAAGCGTGCAGCGAAACAATCGAACCGCAAACACGGGAAACAAAATGTAGCACCCCTAAGTAATTCTTTCTTGAAACGAAATGCTTCTGATGACAAGGGGAAAAAGGGTAATTCTCCATCGTTGAAAAGAAAAAGAAAACAATCTCATTTAACTGTCATTGAAGGTAAAAAAAACAAAAAGAAAGACCGTGCTTCCTTTTAGGAAATACGGTCTTTTTTTATCTCAATTAGTATGGGCAAATAATCAGTGGGGATGAGAAAAGCCCCGATTAATTAAAGTTTCACTTTATATATTGAAGTACTTCTTTCAAACTTTTTTCTTTCATACTTTCGATACGAAGGTGATGGTTTTCAAATTGTAGATTTCTTGTCACATCATTAGGTACGACGACACATTTTAATCCTGCTGCAATTGCTGCTTTCAATCCATTTAATGAATCTTCAAATACAACAGCTTCCGATGGTTCAACTCCTAATTCTTCTATCGCAACTTTATAAAGAGCGGGATCTGGTTTTACCTTCACGACATCTTCTCTCGTTTTAATCACTTCAAAATACTCTCTAATCTGTAGCTCTTCTAAAAAACGAACGACCCACTCTCTAGATGAACTGGAGGCTAATGCGATTTTTAATCCAACTTCTTTCGCTTCTTCTAAATATTCTTTTACACCGTCACGTGCTTTCGGTATTTTCATTTTTTCTTTATGTAAAGTTGTTACTTTTTCCTTTAATGTACGCTCATTAAACTTTTCTTTTAATTGCTCTTTTAAATATGCATAAAGCACTTCATCTGTCGTTCCAATACATTTTGCAAATTCCTCTAAAGGTAACTCGCCGCCGTATTCACGAACAGCATCTCTAAAAGAGTGAAACCATATTGTTTCTGTGTCCACAATTAATCCATCAAAATCAAAAATAATCGCTTTCATTATTCTCCCGTCCTTTTCGATTGAAATAAAAAAGGAAACGCCATACGTTCCCCTTAATTACTTTTCTCTTCATTTGCTTTTTGAACACCACGAAGTGTTTCTACTCGAACTTCATCTTGTTCAAAGTATTGTACTAAATCACCGATACGGTCAATTGATTCCCAACTTAAATGATGTTCAATTCCTTCTACATCATTATAAATTTTGCTTTCATCCACACCGATAATGCGCATAAACTGTTCTAACAATTCATGACGATATACGAGACGTTCTCCGATTTTTTTACCTTTTGATGTTAATACAAGCCCTCTATATTTTTCATAAATTAGATATTCGTCCTTGTCTAATTTTTGTACCATTTTTGTTACAGAGGATGGATGTACACTAAGCGCTTCAGCAATATCAGATACACGGGCATAACCCTTTTCATCAATCAACAAATAAATTTGTTCAATATAATCTTCCATACTAGGGGTAGGCATCGGTTTCCTCCATCCAATTTCATTTTGCTTATTCCGTACGAAGCAATCAATAAAATGATACACCAGAAAGAATAACGTGACAAGGTGGAAACGAGCCTAAATATATAAAACAAAAAAAGAATCCATATTCGCATACAGATTCCCCTTATGTAAAATATTGAATTTCTGCATCGGGAAAATACTCATATATATAACCTCGTATTGTTTCTTCTAATACTTCCACATCATCCTTTTGATATACATATTTTCCAATACCGTATCGTCCCCATTTATATTTCCGCTTCTCTTCATCCATTTCAAGTTTCGTATTTGGATAACGCTCTTGAATGACCTTTTTTGCCGGTTTCGTAAAGCGATGTTGAATTAATTCGAACGTTAAATTTGGTATCGTCATATCTTTTAACGCATTGTACAACCGTTCAAACAATTCACGGTACCCTTCTTCCCACCCTTCATGCATATAAATTGGCGCAACAATAAAACCAAGAGGGTAATTAGCCCCCGCCACTTTACGTGCAGCCTCAATTCGTTCTTCAAATGGCGATGTCCCTGGTTCAAAATTTTTAATCACATAACGTGAATTAATACTAAATCGAAAACGCGTTTTCCCATTATGCCTTGCATCTAATAAATGATCAACGTGCGAATATTTTGTAACGAAACGTAAACGTCCATGTTCACTGTCTCCGATAAACTCTATCGCCCGCTTTAATGCATGTGTTAAATGATCAATTCCGACGATGTCTGATGTACACGCCGCTTCAAATCTTGTTATTTCAGGGGCCCTTTCATCCATATATTGCTTTGCCTTCTCAAATATTTCATCTAGATTCACATACACCCTTACGTAAGGTTTACTACCAAGTGTCGTTTGCAAATAACAATAATGACAATGTCCCATACACCCTGTTGCAAGCGGGATTGCATATTCAGCTGACGGCTTTGATGTATCAAACTTTAATGTCTTCCTCACCCCAACGACTAGTGTCGCTTTTGCATTACGATACTTTTGCAATTCATTTTCGCCTGGCAAATTTCTAATTTGATTGTGTGATGTCGTTTCACGAATTTCTAATCCCATCTTCGTAAACTTCTCATAAAGCTCTTTTCCAAGCGGATATTCGAGTGCCCTCGGTTCAAAGTAAACGAGTTTTGGCATAAATGGTTTCATATGCTTCCCTCCTCTCGTTAGTATGGGAAACAAAGTAAAATTAACACAGATTAAAGTTTTCCACTTCAGTAACTTGCGTTGCAAGTTACTGAATGTTATAATTTGGATACCAGCTACCTTGCAACGCAAGTTACCTGGATAAAAGGTGGTGAAATCATGCACAGCCAAATGTTAAAAGGTGTACTAGAAGGGTGTATTCTATACATCATTTCACAAGAAGAAGTGTACGGATATGAACTGAGTACAAAATTAAATAAACATGGCTTTACATTCGTAAGCGAAGGAAGCATATATCCGTTATTGTTACGCATGCAAAAAGAGAAACTTATTGAAGGTACATTAAAGGCTTCCTCTCTTGGACCGAAGCGAAAATATTATCACGTAACTGATAAGGGATTAGAACAGCTTGAAGAATTTAAAAAAAGCTGGGGAATGGTTTCAACGACGGTAAACAATTTATTACAAGGGGAGTGATAGGGATGAATGCGCAAGATATGGTTAAATTGAACAATAGAAAACGAGAACTTCTAACACCTGAAAACGAATCTGCTTACGGTGATATGTTAGTATATCTTCGATTATCTAACGTACCCGAGCAACAAATGGAGGAACTTTTACTAGAAATATTAGATCATCTTATCGAAGCACAAACAGAAAATAAAAATGCTTACGACATCTTTGGAGATGATTTACAATCTTATTGCGATGAACTTATATCAGCTTCACCAACCCAAACAAAGCTAGAAAAAACTTCTTTGATTGGATTTGCTATTAGTTTACTTCTTGCTATACAGTTTGGCATAGATGCAATTATTTCATTTTTTATGTTTCTCTTTAAAAAAAACAATACATTATCAAGTCCGCCTTTTAGCATCCTTGGAACTACTTTGTCTGTTTCACTAATTATACTAGGCATACTGTTTATTTTATATTTATTAAAGCGTTACTCCTTTGATCAGAAGATGAATTGGAAAAGAAGAATTCTATTTGGTTTCGCTTTCGCTACTCCATTTTGTTCCGCTATATTCTTAAATATTTATTTCAAAAAGCAACCTTACCTCATTTATCATCTAACCTTTTGGCAAAATGCCTTAATCGCTATCTTATTTTACGTTTTATATAAATTACTATATAAAAAATCAAATTTTTAACAGCCTCTCAAGAGGCTGTTTTTTCTTCTGTCTAATTTTACAAATTGAAAAATTTCATAAAGAAAATAAGAAAAATGCAAAATAATTAAAGTTAATTGTTGACGTGATGCTTTTATTATCGGTATCATAAATCTTCGTGAGCAATTATTTTTCGTTATACGATTTTTTTATTATTACTGAATTTTTGAGAGGAGAAATTAGATGTCAGTTAAGAAGAAAACGCAAGTACGCACCGGCAAAATGGTACGTGAACTAATGTTAGCAGACGAAGATGTAAATGCTTCGCTAATTATGGTATATAGTGAAAACGGTGTAAACGCAGAAATTAAAATCGAGGGCTTAACGCCGAAATGTAACGAAGAATTATTTTTGAGCGGAAACGTGGATTGGAACAAGAGTGTTATTTATAAAATTGTTGATTTCACTGGGAACGCTGAAGTTGGTAAAGTTACATTAACAGCGATGAACAAAAATAATGTTTCTCTAGAAGTTGAACGCGTTATGTGGAGCAAAGAAAATAAAGAAGCTGCTGAGCAAGAAGAAACAGTTGCAGAAGCTACTCCGAAAAAAGAAGTAGTTGTAGAAGCTCCAAAAGCAGTTACACCTGCTCCAAAACCTGTTACGCGAGTAGAAACACCTGCTATGGCGCCTAAACCTACTCCGGTACCAACACCGAAGCCAGTAAGTGTTGAAGCAGCTGTAGAACTATCTACTCCAGCACCTATGAAAAAAACAGTACCTACTCCAGTTACAAAGCAAGAGACAGCACCGGTTACTCCTGCAAAACCAAAGCAACCTGCTTTGACTGAAACAAATACAAAACTACAAGAAAATTATGTTAAACTTGTGAAAAAGACAATTGAAGTTTGTCAAGATTACGAGCTTGGCATCGACATAGATGATTCTATTGAAGGATTAAAAGAAGAGCTACAAAGCCAAGGTATTAGCGTTACATTCGACAAAGAGATTATGGACGTTGTAAATCGCCTTCGTTCTTTACAAGATAAAGGAATCAAAGTAGAAAAAGTACTTACTTTACTATAAAAATAAGGAGATGGCGGTCGCCATCTCCTTATTTTTTATAATTCCATTCATTACTTTCATACTTCTCTTTTGCTAACGTTTGAACTTCATGAAGCTGTTCTTCTGTTAGTTCATACGGCACAAGCTCTATATCTAATCCTTTTTCAAATCCAGTTTCAAACGCTTTAATTAACTGTTCAATCGTAAATGTACGATCTGTTAATTCATTAATCGCTACCGCTTTAGAAGAAAACATGTTTTTCATACGCTCTTTTACACGTTCATTCGGGAATAAAAATAGATCGTATAACTCATCTAAATCTATTTCTAACGGAATAGAACCGTGCTGTAAAATAACACCTTTTTGACGTGTTTGAGCACTACCTGCGATTTTTCTTCCTTCAACTACAATTTCATACCAAGATGGTGCATCAAAACATACTCCTGAACGCGGATTTTTCAAATTTTCACGATCCGCTTCTGTTTTCGGAACTGCATAATATGCTTCTAATCCTAATGCCTTAAAACCATCTAATAAGCCTTGCGAAATAACACGATATGCTTCTGTAACTGTTTTTGGCATATTTGGATGATCTTCAGACACAATAACACTGTACGTTAATTCTTTATCATGTAATACACCCCTGCCGCCTGTTTGACGACGAACGAAACCATATTCTTTTTCGTTAACTACATCCATATTAATGTCTTTTTCAACACGCTGAAAATACCCGACTGTTAATGTCGGCACTTCCCATTCATAAAAACGAATTGTTGGCGGCATTTTCTTTTCACTTTGCCAATTTAATAAGCATTCATCTAACGCCATATTAAATGCTGGTGAACATTGACCAGAGTTAATATAACACCATTTTTCTTTTCCCATCCTGCACCTCATATAACCAATTATTTTTCACATTCTCTAGTCTACCAAATTCGACAAAATTTGTGAAAGAATACGAAATTTCTTCTTATATGCGAATGAATCTGTTGCATAAATACATATGGGCATTATAATATTGAAAGTAGGATTAGAAAAAAGGGAGCGATAGAACCGTGTCAACAAGTTGGATTATTTTATTAGCCGTAATCGTAGCGTTCATCGGTTACACTGTATGGATGTATTTCTATCAGAAAAAATTAATTAAAACTCTTACAGAAGAAGAATTTCGCGCTGGCTACCGTAAAGCACAGCTTATCGATATTCGCGAAGCAGACGAATATAACGCAGGGCATATTTTAGGTGCACGTAACATTCCGTTATCACAAGTTCGCCTTCGTCATAAAGAACTTCGTAAAGATCAACCTGTTTACTTATACTGCCAAAGCGGATTCCGTACAGGTCGTGCAGCACAATACTTAAAAAAACAAGGCTACAAAGATTTCTACCAATTACAAGGTGGATTTAAATCTTGGACAGGCAAAATTAAAAAGAAATAACATACAAAAAACTAGCTGTGTAATTCAGCTAGTTTTTTCATTCCATATTGTTCGCAATGTATAATAAATTTTGCTTGATTACATCTTCATCTTTCTCGTCTACATTACGATATAATAGCTGATATTCAATTCCCTGCTCTTGCCATATAAGCGTAGCGAATTCATCTCCTCGTTCGTAATCATCCTTATTTTTAAAATAAGCAGGCGCTCCATTATTCAGCCTCATTTGTTCTTGAAATCGATTCTCTTCTACGAGGTATGGAAAACTGTAAGAAAAGTTTGCTACTGTTAATTCTATATAGTCGCGCCTTCCTTTCTCTTGTTGCTTATATTTAATCGTTACGACAACATTCTTCTTGCCCATCATCCTTACCTCCCCCATCACATCACTCGTAATGTCATAAGGTAAAAATGTTGGAACTTTGAACTTCGCTGGAAAATATTTCGGTAGCTCCTTTAGCGGGATAGGATCAGTAACACGATCCTTAGCCCCCCCTGTTGTTCCCACAAATGTTTTTTCTTCTTGCATCGTTTGCTGAAATGAACATGAGCTAAGTAATACACTAGAAAACACGAAACAAACGATTCCTTTTTTCAATTTGTTTCCGCCCTTTCATACCGCCCTCTTAACGACCGAAGCGTTTATACTCTCTTCATATTCGCTTCGTTATGAAACGCCTCCTCCGAAAACTTTCCACGTTATTCTCACACATTTTGACAAAAACTCTTTGCAAACATACAAAAAAGACCCCGCTACTCTCACGCCCAAATAAAAAGGTTACGCGAATAACAGAAGTCATGTTTATAACATAGTTTGTGAAAAGCTTTTCAGGTCAAGATTTTTTCATTCTTATTATTTTCCCCTTATAATTAAGTAAAGAGGTGATACATATGGCCAATATAAAACAGATTGCAAAAACTGCTGGTGTATCCATAGCAACTGTTTCCCGCGTCCTTAATAATCACCCTTACGTAAAAGAAGAAAAACGTAAGCGTGTTCTAGATGCAGTTGAAGAATTGAACTATGCAAAAAATATTAATGCTATTCATTTAATAAAGGGAAAAACATATACAATCGGGGTTATGCTCCCTTTCATTAATGTTCCATACTTCAGTACCATTATTGAAGGAATCGGAAACGAAGCATTAGCAGCTGGATATCATATTAATTTATGCCAAACGAATTACGATAGTATTGAAGAAATTCGCGTTCTTGAAATGATGAAAATGAAACAATTCGACGGGATGATTATTTGCTCTCGAACGAGTTCATGGGAACAAATTGAACCGTTCGCAAAATTTGCCCCCATTATTTCATGTGAAAAAATGAAACATCCGCTCATTTCATCTGTCTTTGTAGATCATTATGAAGGATTCCGCCTTGGTACTTCCTATTTACTCAGTAAAGGTCATGAAAAAATCGGCATTTGTTTAGCAAGAAAAACAAGTGTTAATTCAATCGAGCGTAAAAAAGCTTTCGCCGATACTCTTCGTCACGAAGGAAAAACAGTGCACCCTGATTGGATTTTCCATCAATGTTATACGATGCAGGACGGGGCAAAAATACTTCATCGTATTTTAAACATGAAAAATCGTCCAACCGCTATTTTTACAGCGAACGATCAAGTTGCAGCTGGTTTATTAACAGAGGCGCGAAAACATGGCATTCGAATACCCGAAGACCTCGCTATCCTCGGATTTGATAACCATGAAATTTCAAAAGCATTAGAAATTACAACTATTGAACATCCCGGTCTCACAATGGGCTCACATGCTTTTTCTTTATTCCATAAACAAATTCAAAGTGAACAAATTATCGGCAACGCAGAAGAACTTTCATTCCATTTAATTGAGCGAGAAACAGTCTAAAAAAGAGCGTTAACTATAGCGCTCTTTTTTCAACTCTTCACCTATTGACTTTATATTTTCCATCTCATATAATTAACCTAACGAACGGTAGGTAGGGGATGAAAATGACAGCAAACCGCATTAAAGCTGTAGCACTTTCTCATTTCGCACGCTACGGCTACGAAGGAACTTCATTAGCAAATATTGCTCAAGAAGTTGGGATTAAAAAACCATCGATTTACGCACACTTTAAAGGAAAAGAAGAGTTATATTTCACATGCTTAGAATCCGCTCTTCAAAAAGATTTGCAAAGCTTCACAGACGATATCGAAAATTTTTCAAAATTGTCCACTGAAGAATTACTAGTAAATCTGTTAAAAGGTTATGCAAAACGATTTGGTGAAAGTGAAGAATCAATGTTTTGGTTACGAACTTCTTATTTTCCGCCGGATGCATTTCGCGAACAAATTATCAATAAAGCGAATGTACACATTGAAAACGTCGGAAAACTTTTATTCCCTGTATTTAAAAGGGCAAGCGAGCAAGATGAGCTGCATAACATTGAAGTAAAAGATGCCTTAGAAGCTTTTCTATGCTTACTTGACGGTCTTATGGTTGAACTACTATACGCAGGTTTAAATCGTTTTGAGACACGTTTAGACGCCTCTTGGAAAGTATTTTGGCGCGGACTTTCAAACTGACGGATTGCTCCTTTGCAATGCGTCGTTTTTAAGCCCTTTACCTAACGACTGGTAGGAAGGAGAAATGACATATGGCATGGATTTATGTAATCTTAGCTGGTATTATTGAAATCTTTTGGGTAATTGGACTAAAACACGCGGAGACACCACTTGAGTGGATAGGTGTCGCTCTATTAATTACAGTAAGTTTCGTCTTATTATTTAGAGCTTATAAAGATTTACCTGTCGGTACTGTGTACGCAGTCTTTACAGGAATCGGCGCAGGCGGAATCGTTCTTACAGAGATTTTCATCTTCGGAGAACCATTCTCTATTGTAAAAGTATTATTAATCGGTTTAATCTTCTTCGGAGTAATTGGTTTAAAACGAGTAACAGAAGAAAAAGAAACGAAGGAGGCTGCATAAAATGGCTTGGGTATTTTTAATTCTAGCTGGTATTTGTGAAATTATTGGTGTACTCTTTATGAAAGTAGCCACTGAAAAGAAAGGCTGGGCACCAAAAGTTATTTTAATCGCTAACTTCGGCGTAAGCTTCTTCTTCTTATCCCTTGCGATGGACACATTACCGATGGGAACTGCTTACGCGATTTGGACTGGAATCGGAACTGCCGGTAGTGCACTTCTAGGTATTCTTATTTTCCGCGAATCAGCGGATTGGCGTCGTCTTGCCTTCTTAAGCTGCATTCTATGCGGCGCTGTTGGCTTAAAACTATTAAGCTAACGTGAGGTGAATGTCATGTGGAAAGAAAAAGGAAAACAAATGTTAGCATGGATTACACTTGGTATCGTCATTCTATTACAGATAAGTTTTCATATAATAGAATCATTGTTTCATAAAGTAGTATCCATTCTCACATTCCTTCCTAACATGACACTTGAAATTGTATCAATTGTTTGGTCCATTATTGCCTCCATTGCAATCGTTATTATATGGAGTATCGCCAAGCTATGGAATAAGTTATTTAAAAAGGACAGTTCTTCTGAAAAGAAGTAACTGTCCTTTTTTTATCCCGCATTAACGGGCAGTAAGACCCCCACCTCAAAATTCGGCGAATGCGAGGGAGTTAGGTGGGAGATCAACTGCCCGTAAACGCCCGATTGGTTCAGCTAATAATCAGTGGGGATGGACAAAACCCCCACTGATTAAAGTTTCACTTTATATTCATTCAGATTTTCTATAGAAATTTGATGCGATCAGACAAAGCAGACCAGCTATGACAACACTCATACCAATCCCTTTATGCAAATTAGGAAATGGCGATGGTATATCTGAGTAAAAATTTACTAATATGAGACCAATTGAAAATAAAAGGACTCCTATTCTATATAACCATTTTCTTTTTTTCATCATTCTCCCTCCTAAAATTTTTCATACCCTTCTTTCTTTTGGACATACTACCTAAAAAAGGAGTGGATAGTATGCAGAATTCTATACATAAGCAAATCCTATTTTTATTTTTCCTCTTTCTCATTCTCGTTATCGTTTTCAGCTTTATATTACATACTCCGAAAGATGTACCTATTAGCGTTTCTTTGTATAAACTTTTGCTCTCGTATTGTCGTTATTGAAGAAGGTGCCTTTTAAAATTCTTGGCAAGAAAAAAAGACCAACATTTTCCTGTTGGTCTTTCGTATATGTATCACTTTTCAAAGCGATCTAACATTTCGTCTCTCATTCCGAAACTAACAACCGCAATTCCTACATACATAAATAGAAGGAATGCCGGATGAACTGTATTGTACCAGCTGCTATCAACAATTAAATAAATTGTTAACGCCACAACAAGAACAAAAGCTAAAATAAACATATAAAAGTGTCTTGTACTACCCATGATAAACTCCTCTCTGCTCTCTTCACCATTCAACAGTATATTTTATCGAATAATTCGATATGACTCAAGGCTAACTTTCTGTTATGTAATCAAGTTCTACCTTTACAATGTCCTCACACGCTATTGAAATGATCGTTCCCTGCTTATCAATCGCTGTCACTTCTCTATTGTCCATTACACGATGAGCTACTCTTTCTAGCACTTTCCCTTGGTCTCGGTAACAAAATTCTTTTATATCTTTAATTGTTTCTCCATTTTCTAAATGGTATACCATTCTATAACATCGATATCCCACACTTTCACCCCCATATTGCTCGTTTTTTCACATATACATAAAAATGAGTAATTTTTTCCTCATCACATCTTCTTAATTTCAATAAAATTCTAACAAAAATAAATACTTTTATCAAACCGACTTTTTCAACAAAATCGGCTATAAAACTGCTTCTTTACAGCAATATGAAACAAAAAATAATAATTTTTAACACTTTTTTCATCCTACCTGCACAAAAAAAAGAACCCGCATATAGCGAGTTCTTTTTTATTCTAATCAAACTTGTACAGGAGCTAGCTT
This genomic interval from Bacillus cereus contains the following:
- a CDS encoding DUF3975 family protein, giving the protein MWKEKGKQMLAWITLGIVILLQISFHIIESLFHKVVSILTFLPNMTLEIVSIVWSIIASIAIVIIWSIAKLWNKLFKKDSSSEKK
- a CDS encoding DUF3929 family protein, which produces MVYHLENGETIKDIKEFCYRDQGKVLERVAHRVMDNREVTAIDKQGTIISIACEDIVKVELDYITES